In Lewinellaceae bacterium, a single window of DNA contains:
- a CDS encoding sugar transferase yields the protein MQVRHFMLKHPHLAGISFVVISDHPSARLKALSKKFRVHEFITPIHASPAVCQRLRHLTGQNIEPPSAPLFPSFNGNWHRPAWKRFFDIFGALSIILLLSPVFMLVALLIKMESRGPVLYISQRAGQGYKIFNFYKFRSMRSNADQRLDSLQQQNAYQETALQPEGALPTYFQQQILLQDSGYVEEGAFLRQRLKQKAGTFVKIKNDPRVTRIGRFIRATSLDELPQLFNVLKGDMSLVGNRPIPLYEAERLTSDLHAARFFAPAGITGLWQVTKNCRNNISEEERKLLDNEYARSYNFWMDLRIILKTLPAVFQHENS from the coding sequence ATGCAAGTGCGCCACTTCATGTTGAAACACCCCCACCTGGCCGGCATTTCTTTCGTGGTTATTTCCGACCATCCTTCCGCCAGGCTGAAGGCCCTTTCGAAAAAATTCAGGGTCCATGAATTTATCACGCCGATACACGCTTCCCCCGCCGTTTGCCAACGGCTGAGGCACTTGACGGGCCAGAATATCGAACCGCCATCGGCTCCGTTGTTCCCTTCATTCAACGGCAACTGGCACAGGCCGGCCTGGAAGCGATTCTTTGATATTTTCGGCGCGCTGTCCATAATCCTCCTCTTATCCCCCGTTTTCATGCTGGTGGCCTTGCTGATCAAGATGGAATCCAGGGGGCCCGTACTGTACATCTCCCAGCGGGCAGGGCAGGGCTATAAAATTTTTAATTTTTACAAATTTCGCTCCATGCGGTCCAATGCCGACCAACGGCTCGACAGCCTTCAGCAACAAAACGCATACCAGGAGACCGCACTTCAGCCGGAAGGGGCCCTGCCAACCTACTTCCAGCAGCAAATACTGCTTCAGGATAGTGGCTATGTTGAGGAAGGAGCTTTCCTGCGGCAGCGGCTAAAACAAAAAGCAGGCACTTTCGTCAAGATCAAAAATGATCCTCGCGTGACCAGGATTGGAAGGTTCATCCGCGCTACCAGTTTAGACGAGCTACCGCAGCTTTTCAATGTCCTCAAAGGCGATATGTCGTTGGTCGGCAACCGGCCTATACCCCTCTACGAAGCAGAGCGGCTGACTTCCGACCTGCATGCCGCCCGCTTCTTCGCTCCGGCCGGAATAACCGGCCTGTGGCAGGTCACCAAGAATTGCCGGAACAATATTTCTGAAGAAGAGCGCAAACTACTGGATAACGAATATGCCAGGAGTTATAATTTCTGGATGGACCTGCGCATCATACTGAAGACCCTACCTGCTGTTTTTCAGCACGAAAATTCCTGA
- a CDS encoding glycosyltransferase family 2 protein gives MITILTLLSGLVLAYFAFGAGYQLFFAVAGLFYSQEDRRIGSSRYRIAVLIPAYREDAVIVSTARQALEQDYPSHLFDVIVIADSLQHETLRALKALPVKLVEVAFEQSTKSKAINHALGQMPETGYDILAILDADNVMAPGFLARLAGNFERGQQVVQGQRAAKNADTPMAILDGASEAINNHILCKGQRVMGFSARLAGSAMAFDYALFRQVMPQIDAVGGFDKELELRLLQRRRPIGYDDEAVVYDEKVRREADFSRQRSRWIAAQFYYARRFFPLAFWLWLKEGNGDFMNKAIQMLLPPRLITPGVLLLGALAHLLAGAYGLAALWGGVLLANLLTFMLAMPGYIWRAPYRQALLRLPRAFFYALQSMLTLKHARRYFINTPHGENK, from the coding sequence ATGATCACAATATTAACCCTACTCAGCGGGCTGGTTTTAGCTTATTTCGCTTTCGGAGCAGGCTATCAGCTGTTCTTTGCCGTGGCCGGCCTTTTTTACAGCCAGGAAGACCGGCGGATCGGCTCTTCCCGCTACCGTATTGCCGTGCTCATTCCCGCTTACCGGGAAGATGCGGTAATCGTTTCAACGGCCCGGCAGGCGCTGGAGCAGGACTACCCGTCCCATCTTTTTGATGTGATCGTTATCGCCGACAGTTTGCAGCATGAGACGCTGAGAGCGCTGAAGGCCCTGCCCGTAAAGCTGGTGGAAGTGGCTTTTGAGCAAAGTACCAAATCAAAGGCGATCAACCATGCGCTGGGGCAAATGCCGGAAACCGGTTACGATATACTGGCAATCCTGGATGCCGATAATGTGATGGCTCCGGGCTTTCTGGCCCGCCTGGCCGGCAATTTTGAGCGCGGCCAACAAGTAGTGCAGGGGCAACGGGCAGCAAAAAATGCCGATACGCCTATGGCCATCCTCGATGGGGCCAGTGAAGCCATCAACAACCACATCCTGTGTAAAGGCCAGCGGGTGATGGGCTTTTCCGCCCGCCTGGCTGGCTCGGCGATGGCCTTTGACTATGCCCTCTTCCGGCAGGTAATGCCGCAAATTGACGCCGTCGGCGGCTTTGATAAGGAACTCGAACTCCGGCTGTTGCAACGCCGCCGGCCCATCGGTTATGATGATGAGGCCGTTGTTTACGATGAAAAAGTGCGCCGGGAGGCAGACTTCTCCCGCCAGCGGAGCCGCTGGATTGCCGCACAGTTCTACTATGCCCGGCGTTTTTTTCCCCTGGCTTTTTGGTTATGGTTGAAGGAAGGCAATGGAGATTTCATGAATAAGGCCATCCAGATGCTGCTCCCGCCCAGGCTGATTACCCCTGGCGTTTTGCTCCTGGGGGCGCTGGCGCACCTGCTGGCGGGGGCTTACGGGTTGGCCGCTTTGTGGGGAGGTGTGCTGTTGGCCAATCTGCTGACTTTTATGCTGGCTATGCCAGGCTATATCTGGCGGGCGCCTTACCGGCAGGCCCTGCTGCGTTTGCCCCGGGCCTTTTTCTATGCCTTGCAGTCGATGCTGACGCTGAAACATGCCCGGCGCTATTTTATCAATACGCCACACGGCGAAAACAAATAA
- a CDS encoding glycosyltransferase: MKGEKIVCVGFPKWEGDYMKSTVLLLAELARHNEVLYVDYPFTLKDLLNGIRPSGKIPVLDVLGIRPRLAEKTLDNGASVQLLRLPPFIPANWLNNESAYDRLLRWNARLALPVIRRAMHCLGLARPVVINAFNPAFGNALAGRLGEKLLVYYCYDEICAAGWISKHGKRHEAEFMQRAGLTVVSSAPLFREKSKVAKCCGVVKNGVSPAFFQPADGCPDDMPSRGSGAIIGYLGSVDERLDYALLEYLATVLPQHQFVFVGRIMNKSGISRLECLPNVSFLGPRPPSRLPAYLSAFTLGVIPFAKTPLTAGIYPLKANEYLAMGKAVVSTDFSDLSDFEGVLHVSGTYEGFRLAIEAALATDTEARQNARRAIAHSNSWANRAEQFGALIMKALERGNSPAEISDERSKPGCPDSSGRWEKIKTAP, from the coding sequence TTGAAAGGAGAAAAGATCGTTTGTGTTGGTTTCCCGAAATGGGAAGGGGATTATATGAAATCTACCGTGCTGCTGCTCGCGGAGCTGGCTCGCCATAATGAGGTGTTGTATGTCGATTACCCCTTCACCCTGAAAGACCTCCTAAACGGGATAAGGCCTTCCGGCAAAATACCCGTCCTGGATGTTTTGGGCATCCGGCCGAGGCTTGCAGAAAAAACACTGGACAACGGCGCTTCCGTGCAATTGCTTCGCCTGCCTCCTTTCATTCCCGCCAACTGGTTGAACAACGAAAGCGCCTACGACCGCCTGCTGCGCTGGAATGCACGCCTGGCCCTGCCCGTTATCCGAAGGGCTATGCACTGCCTGGGATTGGCCCGGCCGGTCGTCATCAATGCCTTTAATCCGGCGTTCGGCAACGCGCTGGCCGGCCGGCTCGGCGAAAAGCTATTGGTGTACTATTGCTATGACGAGATTTGCGCTGCCGGTTGGATCAGCAAACACGGAAAAAGGCACGAGGCGGAATTTATGCAGCGGGCCGGCCTGACGGTCGTTTCTTCTGCTCCGCTTTTCAGGGAGAAGTCAAAGGTGGCGAAGTGTTGCGGCGTGGTGAAAAATGGCGTATCCCCGGCTTTTTTCCAACCGGCGGATGGATGCCCTGACGACATGCCCTCGCGGGGTTCCGGCGCCATTATCGGTTATCTGGGTTCGGTAGATGAGCGTTTGGATTATGCCCTTTTGGAGTACCTCGCTACCGTCTTGCCCCAACATCAATTTGTCTTTGTTGGCCGCATCATGAATAAATCTGGCATCAGCCGCCTGGAGTGCTTGCCCAACGTCAGCTTTCTGGGGCCTCGCCCGCCTTCCCGCCTGCCGGCCTATTTGTCCGCCTTTACGCTGGGAGTCATACCCTTTGCCAAAACCCCCCTGACGGCTGGCATATATCCTCTGAAGGCCAATGAATACCTGGCGATGGGCAAGGCGGTGGTTTCAACCGATTTCAGCGACCTGAGTGATTTCGAAGGCGTGTTGCATGTATCCGGCACTTATGAGGGTTTTCGCCTGGCTATTGAAGCAGCTTTGGCCACCGATACGGAAGCCCGGCAGAACGCCCGCCGGGCTATCGCTCATTCCAATTCCTGGGCAAACAGGGCGGAGCAATTTGGCGCTTTGATAATGAAAGCGCTGGAAAGAGGAAATAGCCCGGCGGAAATATCGGATGAACGGAGCAAACCTGGCTGCCCGGATTCATCCGGCCGGTGGGAAAAGATAAAAACAGCGCCCTGA
- a CDS encoding O-antigen ligase family protein: protein MNRTVFHTIPGSAVLREWRGVALLLVVGIGAGALISRLDLSLALAAACLPLLLLLAAAMALRPGVGLLLALVFSFLAAGMARYVPLPWGLGVDLILAICVLGLFFQKFRSPDWALLKNDAILLAVIWLGYLLLELLNPAAPGPVAWAYAVRGIGLYNLFVFALAFLYLRHPRCLVLFLKVVLWLSVLGSLWGFRQQFFGLDAAEHYWIWDEGHHDEHVLHGVLRVFSFYSDAGQFGASQAMIALMCGVLVLGPFPLRKKAFYSFVAVLALFGFLFSGSRGALAVPAAGVLVYLILSKNFKILGAGLLAIGLVFYLLKFTFVMHSFQPVARLRTALSVDNPSLQARLHNQVTFGNYLKSRPLGGGIGSAGYWGERFRPGSLLAETPTDSYYVKIWAETGLIGICLHLLMLGYFLGKGSFIVWHIRDPELRYRAMVLLAAFGGVLLASYGNQVYSQFPTGIIMPIALSMIFMAPQYDEQLAREKKRSGI, encoded by the coding sequence ATGAACCGGACAGTTTTTCATACAATACCAGGATCAGCGGTTCTGCGAGAGTGGAGAGGCGTTGCCTTGCTCCTGGTTGTGGGCATAGGGGCAGGAGCGCTGATCAGCCGCCTGGATTTGAGCCTGGCCCTGGCGGCGGCCTGCTTGCCGCTGCTGCTGCTCCTGGCGGCGGCAATGGCCCTTCGCCCGGGGGTTGGGCTGTTGCTGGCCCTGGTGTTTTCCTTTCTTGCGGCAGGAATGGCCCGTTATGTGCCACTGCCCTGGGGGCTGGGGGTCGACCTTATCCTGGCTATTTGTGTGCTGGGGCTGTTTTTTCAAAAATTCCGCAGCCCGGACTGGGCGTTATTGAAGAACGACGCCATATTGCTCGCCGTCATTTGGCTGGGATACCTGTTGCTGGAGCTCTTGAACCCGGCTGCACCCGGGCCGGTGGCCTGGGCTTATGCCGTACGGGGTATCGGTCTTTACAATTTATTCGTTTTCGCCCTGGCATTTCTCTACCTGCGCCACCCCCGGTGCCTGGTGCTTTTTCTAAAGGTGGTGCTCTGGCTTTCCGTCCTGGGTTCGCTATGGGGCTTCCGCCAGCAGTTTTTCGGCCTCGACGCTGCCGAGCACTACTGGATATGGGATGAGGGGCACCACGACGAGCACGTTCTACATGGTGTATTGCGGGTTTTCTCCTTTTACAGTGACGCCGGCCAGTTTGGCGCTTCTCAGGCCATGATCGCACTGATGTGCGGTGTGCTGGTCCTCGGCCCTTTCCCGTTGCGCAAAAAGGCCTTTTACAGTTTTGTGGCGGTATTGGCCCTGTTCGGCTTCCTGTTTTCGGGTTCGCGGGGAGCGCTGGCAGTGCCGGCAGCCGGCGTGTTGGTTTACCTCATCCTCAGCAAAAACTTCAAAATACTGGGGGCCGGCTTGCTGGCCATTGGCCTGGTTTTTTACCTGCTGAAGTTCACGTTCGTCATGCATTCCTTTCAGCCGGTGGCCCGCCTGCGCACGGCGCTGTCGGTTGACAATCCATCCCTGCAGGCGCGGCTGCACAACCAGGTGACTTTTGGCAATTACCTGAAATCCCGGCCCCTGGGGGGCGGGATAGGCTCCGCCGGATACTGGGGCGAACGCTTTCGCCCCGGCTCCCTTCTGGCTGAGACGCCGACCGACAGCTACTATGTGAAAATATGGGCGGAAACCGGCCTGATAGGCATCTGCCTGCATTTGCTTATGCTGGGTTACTTTCTGGGCAAAGGCAGCTTCATCGTTTGGCATATCAGAGACCCGGAGCTGCGCTACCGGGCCATGGTCCTGCTGGCGGCCTTCGGAGGAGTACTGCTGGCCAGTTACGGCAACCAGGTCTACAGCCAGTTTCCCACAGGAATAATTATGCCCATAGCCTTATCCATGATCTTCATGGCGCCCCAATACGACGAACAATTGGCGAGAGAAAAAAAACGATCCGGAATATGA
- a CDS encoding acyltransferase, with translation MDTRLSIAKIPGRFSRITSSGNYIAEVDGLRFIAIMPVLIQHLSERLYRYSDIEWAQPVAKDPFAFLASRGTIGVYLFFAISGFILCLPFAKYHLLNGRRVPLGAYFWRRVTRLEPPYFFWMTFFFLILLAYDPLGIEALFSHWGYSLVYLHNIAYEEYTPINPVAWSLEIEIQFYLLAPFLAAFFFSVKKAGWRRLLLVGSIFGFISLQQLFGWLALPYKLSLLGQLQHFLVGFLMADLYLAQWQAGAGKQRRLLDFAAVLAFFTLCFTWSEEWGKNIVFALALILLFWAGLRARAFNAFLRNPWIAAIGGMCYTIYLIHLPLIEGLIRFSRYLKWTNWFGANLLLQAVVVLPAVLAVSAIFFLLLEKPFMDKHWPARLACWLKGRGRRALSLKKVEQ, from the coding sequence ATGGACACCAGGCTAAGCATAGCAAAAATCCCCGGCCGCTTCTCCCGGATCACCAGCTCGGGCAATTACATTGCCGAAGTGGACGGCCTGCGCTTTATTGCCATCATGCCCGTTTTAATCCAACATTTGAGCGAACGCCTGTACCGCTATTCAGATATAGAATGGGCCCAGCCGGTAGCGAAAGACCCTTTTGCATTTCTGGCGAGCCGGGGCACCATCGGGGTCTACCTGTTCTTTGCCATAAGCGGCTTTATCCTCTGCCTGCCCTTCGCGAAATACCACCTGCTGAATGGCCGCCGGGTTCCATTGGGGGCCTACTTCTGGAGGCGGGTGACGCGGCTGGAACCGCCTTATTTTTTTTGGATGACCTTTTTCTTCCTGATCCTGCTGGCCTACGATCCACTGGGTATTGAGGCACTGTTTTCTCATTGGGGTTACAGCCTGGTGTATTTGCACAATATTGCCTATGAGGAATACACGCCCATCAATCCGGTAGCCTGGTCGTTGGAGATCGAGATACAGTTTTACCTGCTGGCGCCTTTTTTGGCGGCTTTTTTCTTTTCAGTGAAAAAGGCCGGCTGGCGCCGCCTTCTGTTGGTTGGCAGCATTTTTGGTTTCATCAGCCTACAGCAGTTGTTCGGATGGCTGGCGCTGCCCTACAAACTCAGCCTGCTGGGCCAGCTCCAGCATTTTTTGGTCGGCTTTTTGATGGCCGACCTGTATCTTGCCCAATGGCAGGCGGGCGCCGGGAAGCAGCGCCGGCTGCTCGATTTCGCCGCCGTCCTGGCCTTCTTTACCCTTTGCTTCACCTGGTCGGAAGAATGGGGCAAAAATATCGTTTTTGCCCTTGCCCTGATCCTCTTGTTCTGGGCGGGCCTTCGGGCCAGGGCCTTTAATGCTTTCCTGCGCAACCCGTGGATAGCCGCAATCGGAGGCATGTGTTACACCATATACCTGATCCACCTGCCGTTGATCGAAGGCCTCATCCGCTTCAGCCGTTACCTGAAGTGGACGAACTGGTTTGGGGCCAACCTGTTGCTGCAGGCGGTGGTCGTGTTGCCGGCTGTTTTAGCTGTTTCCGCCATCTTTTTTCTCTTGTTGGAAAAACCTTTTATGGACAAACACTGGCCGGCAAGACTGGCCTGCTGGTTGAAAGGCAGAGGGCGCCGTGCCCTGAGCTTAAAAAAAGTAGAACAATGA
- a CDS encoding TolC family protein, translating to MMYLHKLFLLLGAILPLAAGLQAQAESLPATSEERNLEKDPFAVRPLEDLIEEALQYAPLLKIQEYNVENAHLRIKLLDKEWSSYFNSIGSFQLGNIRYLDNLNSDNGVDVRTITRENTFYGLGIQVRLPLSDFVTRNDRRAVLHNQLEQEKLMRQEQQIKIRELVIRQYQELQLKLNMIGIKSRNLDFHAVFAEMAEKYFREGNLSLEEYTRAANGRNQAEEALALAKAEATVAFQLLREIVGTDIRSK from the coding sequence ATGATGTACTTGCACAAACTGTTCCTCCTGTTGGGGGCAATATTACCCCTGGCGGCTGGCCTGCAGGCTCAGGCAGAAAGCCTTCCTGCCACCTCCGAGGAAAGGAACCTGGAAAAAGACCCCTTTGCCGTACGGCCCCTGGAAGACCTGATCGAAGAGGCCCTCCAATATGCTCCTTTGCTGAAAATACAGGAATACAATGTGGAGAATGCTCACCTCCGAATCAAATTGCTGGACAAGGAATGGAGTAGTTACTTCAATTCGATCGGCTCTTTTCAACTGGGGAATATCCGCTATTTGGATAACCTGAACTCAGATAATGGAGTAGATGTCCGGACCATCACCCGTGAAAACACCTTCTACGGGCTGGGCATTCAGGTTCGGCTCCCTCTCAGTGACTTCGTTACGCGCAATGACCGGCGGGCTGTGCTCCACAACCAACTGGAGCAGGAAAAGCTGATGCGGCAGGAGCAACAAATAAAGATTCGCGAATTGGTCATCCGCCAGTACCAGGAGCTGCAACTCAAGCTCAATATGATCGGAATCAAATCCAGAAACCTCGATTTTCACGCCGTGTTCGCCGAAATGGCCGAGAAATACTTTAGAGAAGGGAACCTCAGCCTGGAAGAATATACCCGGGCCGCCAACGGCCGCAATCAGGCCGAGGAAGCCCTCGCCCTGGCAAAAGCGGAAGCTACTGTGGCCTTTCAACTGCTCCGGGAAATCGTCGGGACGGATATCCGTTCGAAATGA
- a CDS encoding response regulator transcription factor: MMKPTLLFVDDCEVMCRFLVQYFNSHYGTLAFQSVGDAWRWLDEGNFPDLIILDLRMPDVSGFEMLAQLKYSALFLDIPVIILSSIDSSAERVRCLQAGAADYLIKPFNPKELEHKIQFHIRLSNAP, translated from the coding sequence ATGATGAAGCCTACCCTTCTTTTCGTCGATGACTGTGAAGTAATGTGCCGTTTTCTGGTGCAGTATTTCAACAGCCACTATGGCACGCTAGCCTTCCAAAGTGTTGGCGACGCCTGGCGGTGGCTGGACGAGGGCAACTTCCCGGATCTCATCATCCTGGACCTGAGAATGCCGGATGTCTCCGGGTTCGAAATGCTGGCCCAATTGAAATACTCCGCCTTATTCCTGGACATTCCGGTCATTATCCTGTCGAGCATCGACAGTAGCGCGGAAAGAGTACGCTGCCTTCAGGCCGGAGCAGCCGATTACCTGATCAAGCCTTTTAACCCCAAAGAATTGGAGCACAAAATTCAATTCCACATCAGGCTGAGCAACGCACCATGA